The DNA region AAGCGATGCTGTTGTTTTTACTTGAAAGCAAGCAATGTCAAAAACAGGTCCCAACAAGACTCTGCTTCGTTCACTGGGTCATCGCCATTTTTTGGATTTAACTGGAACAAAAGCCAAACGAAACTATGCTAACAATGTCTCTGAGTACAACACTGTCCTCGCTTCTCTCAATGCCAAACGAAGGTTCTGTCGTTTAACTTGTTGCTTTGTTTGGGTCTTATTTGATGTctttgtttctattttgtttaTCTATAGTCGGAAGAGGGTTTTTTTTTGACATGCATGAAGTTTCTGATTGACCATTGCAGTTCTTGAGGTTGTTTTGGTGGCAATGATCTATTTAAGTAGATAACAATACCCCTCAATCTGTTCATAATGTACCACGCGTGTTTAGTACAATGTTCAATTCTTGGAATCTTCTTTTGATGGTTGTACAATTACACTATGTTTACAGGCAAAATATAGAAGGAAATATTACCATGTTCATGCATTGATAAGTATATGATTTTAGATTTATCATTATCAATGCAATATGCAGGCTTTTTATTCTATCTCTTATACtgatcatttatgtttgaaattaatTGATCTGCTTTTCCATGAAAGATTTCCTTTCTTaatctttgtttacttattgtttttattcatttttttaaaatgttataaggGGAGTTTTTGTTATCGGTACTTGAATTGACAATTATTTTTGTAAGAGGTCAGTATCCATGTATTATTTTGTGTGTAGGATTTAATACTATCCTATATTCCATATCTTTACTTTTGCATGTTGGTTCTTTGATGCAAATCTGATCTTCaattgattaaattgtatgaactAAATCTGGGTGTGAATATCATATAAACTTTGCTTTTTTGTCTGATTCTAAGACCTGCTAAAATCCTTTATTTACCTAATCTGCAATTTGAAAGGAGCTTTGGTTCTTGGGTAAACTGTACTTATTGTTTGCTCTTATTCTCACCCTCCATCCATGAATTTCTATATTTACATGCTACTTcacaattaatataattttataatttgttgGTAAATATTGAAAGAGGACCCAAGGTACGTACtaggattttcttttcttttctttttatagaTCTAATAATCTAAGTACAACTTGATTAGAGTTGGTGCTTGGAAATTGTTCTGCTTGGAATTTTTGTTGTCGTGTAGGTACTTAGAAAACATTTTGTTGTGTCCAGGAAAATGGTGAAAATGTGCACTCATGTGTAGACAATTTCTTTAGGGGTTGATTCTTTACCATTGTCTGGTAACTGAGGGTCGACAAAATCGAATAATGAACTATTTTCTTAATGCTTTGGCTTAGTCTTTTAGCTTCTGCACAACTGTGGCATATCTTAGCCTTTCTCTATAAGATTGGTTCAAATTTCTTTTGCCTTTTGTTTGAAAGTATTTATGCTTAtattatttatctaaatattatctAACCAATTTTATGGCAATTCTGTTTTGGATAATTAAGCACCACTCTGAGtgcatttaaaacatatttcttgTTCCAACCCTTTAATTCCTCAATCTACTCAAGCAATTGAAATAATAACTTATGAGCAGCACTATCAGCTATTATcaattaagttaatataatatatttactaaaaataggttggGTTATTAACGTGGAACCTCTTATTACTTCAGCAAGTAAAATGCTATCCCAAGCTTCTGCTTTTCCCATCCACATTTTCTTTAGGCAGGAGTCTTCATGATAGAAATaggttaattaattttcttattcttgttgaaatttttgaaattttagaaaaaaggGGAATGTTTAATTTTTACTACCAAACAGTGCAATAttgtcttttattcaatttattttgcaCACGAGATTCTATTCTCAAAAAAATAGATAGCTTACATACCTTTGTGCAGGAAtgctcattcttttttttttgggggggtcaTATAATACCTATTTTATCCTTTGAAAATGAATTAGACGTGGATATAGTACTTGTATGCTTGCATGCTCAATAATATTAGCTTTATTTGGATTTTTTGAATAAAGAGTGAATCTTAAGTCATGGAGTTCTTCAAGAACCATAGCTGATAaattatttattctttaaataatgcttatatttcattatttgtgCCTTAACTCATAACTTATAACTcataatagaaatttttttttggtgtttatcCTTTACCAGCAAAGGCAATAGAAGATATGATGTTATTGAATGTGATCCACTAGTTCGCAAAGGACTTGAGAAAACTGTAAGTAGTCTTTAATAGATGGCATTTAACAAGCATTCCATTCATAAACAGTAACCCCCttgaataaatttttctacttgaAAGCATGTGGATATACTAATATCGCTTGTGCAAGCAGGCTAAGCACATGGTTATTCCTTATATGTCGATGTTATTGCCTCCACAAAACTGGACAGGGTATGTACTCAAGGTCCTATCTTTGTACAGTTTATTCCCTGATGAACTTTGTGATACTTTGGCAGGTATGACCAATGTGCTTATTTGTTTTTACCATCATATGTACTCAAACTGTTTTTACCAAGGtgcttatttcatttaatttaatatgtaattacatattttattcattttttatgaatatttattaaatattatattattgtttttatataagattgttgttttaattatataatagaaTAAATGTATAAGTTTGAGCTTAAAACTGTTGTTAGTTTTGTTCCAAAGTTAATTTTTTACCAGAACATGCTCTGTATCTATTATTTTGTTCCTTGAAACAACTCCTTAGTTTTTTATACTAATTGCTCCTTGAAATAATTCATCTTGTTATGTGCACAAGTATTTAAATGTTTATGATCGCAGctggtatttatttttattttgcaataGAAATTATAGCTCTAATTAATTTATATGGAGgacaaaatgaaatgaaaaaggtaGAAAGAAAGGAACTCTAGCTGTCTCAAGTCCCTACTAAATTTCAGTGCTCTAGTAGTCCGTTTGGCAACTTAGGAACATTTTGAGCTAGCCTATATGTATTGAAAGCATGCCCTAATTTTCCTGACTTACTGTCTTGCAATGTTTAGATGTTCTGTTGTTTTTACTAATTAGCACTAGCAATGATCTTGGTTTTCAAATTTCAACATCCTAATAACATGGTTTATCAGGTTTAGGTAAGATCAATCCTTGGTTGTTTAATCTTGCTGTTTCGGGTTCGAAGAACTGTATGAAAGAAATCTATTAAATTGCTGCTATTAATGAGGTCCGGAAGTGAGAAAATTGATGTTTGAAATATCTTTGTATGGTGGATTGAATGCTGCTGTATATTGTTGCTCATTACCGAATTAATGCTGAAACTAAGCTAATTAAATGGTGGATAATTTGCTGTCGATTATAATGGAAATGactattaaatgtttaaaattcattttatttaattgatggatGCTGTTGTTTaaatgctgcaaattgaagtgtttaaatgctgtaaattgcagtgtttaaatgttgtaaattgcagtgtttaaatgttgtaaattgaagtgtttaagtactgcaaattgaagtgtttagttgctggaaattgagatgttttattgttgtaattgagttgtataaatgttgttaattgagatgttaaagtgctgcaaattgaagtgtttaaatgctgtaaattgaagtgcttaaatgttgtaaattggcATCTGTTTGTAGGTTCATTGGCATCTTCTCCTGATGAGAGTGTAGTTTATCAAGCTTTAAACTTTGCATTGTCCTCCGAGGTATTAGAATCCTTAGTTCAAAACTTAGCAATTTGTCTTTTATAAAAGACCTTTGCATTTTCAGTGTTGTTTAGATTTGCAAATAAGATGTTGTATTTGGACTTGCTGTTAGTAAAAGACTTGTTGTATTTTacttatatctttatatttaatctaatttttattatttattttagttttgattctatatttttatttttattttaatatttaataacttaagttctaacttttggattttaattgtgttattaatttattattttaaattctaaatttgaattaatcaatttttatatttagttttaaagttaaatttttcatagaaaatttaatttgataatgaattttaatagaaaatttttatatttatatcatggatattattcttctcaatattttgataatgaattttaatttttcatgacctttataatattttataataattttttttaaaattttatgacctttagcggcgtttgtgggattAGTaacgctaaaggtcatgaccattagcggcgtttgtgggaaaagcgccgctaaaggtcatgacatttagcggcgtttgtgggaaaagcgtcgctaaaggtcatgacttttagcggcgtttgtgtgaaaagtgccgctaaaggtcatcacatttagcggcatttttttaaataaacgcaGCAAACTTTAGCGGCGtcatctatagcggcgtttttcgcgGCGTTCGGAAAAGCGCCGCAAATAATTTTAGCGGCACTTAAAAGTCTGTTTTCCTGTAGtgtgtgcaaattatccgtgtatccgagttgtattccgatgtgttcaacgggtgaaatttctagtgaaatgaaagaacacttaagatgcaagcgacgttttggtaagtgttgtgaaatggacactttggacaggtatgttcttaaccctcgagttgataatagatacaacaacgataaggtagtaagatgatgaatgatgtttagaaatatgatatatgttttggtgataccatgctaaagttgtttggtatatttgtattgttatgttacttgttatttacatatgaacttactaagcatttatgcttactccctcctctttatttactgtagttttgaacaagccagctcgcgaatcgggacgggtcgaaggttcgatcacactatccaaaggactttcatctgggtaaatggcttgtaaaacttaagtatggcatgtatagcaatatatttattttgtgtaaataattttatgatatggccatgattggttgagaaaatgtttgatattgataagtcatggtgatggttaaatttagatcatgtttgatatcatggaagtttaataggttatctagttcataacaactcatgaaaagatgaaatttgccttaaaacagaatattgctgcagcaatgacatgaattttaaaaatcactaaaaatagtataaatagaattaaatgatgataaagttatgaaattgaagcttaatgagtctattttcatatggataaaaaaaaggggcatataaattataatttatgagatatttgaaaccttgtgaaacagggttagagtgatttctagatcttctgttttgactttaaaaattcataataaattgtgaaaaaataattagaagtcattctttatatttacagattccttattgagtctagtttagtAAAAataaacctcgtagtcattgaaattctgtatagagagatatatgATTCATAATACATAgatgtcagagtagtcgaaccctgaaacaggggagactttaactaataaactgtactaattggcccaatcaaaaattctataaaacaattagtaaatagatatatgagtctagatttagggaaaatttatagatcttgattttgagttttgtaacttgagatatgatttttcttgtaattgtgatgcgagtagctagaaagctgtgaatgtagaaacaaaagatttgaagttcttaatttgataaattatgttcggtaactcctcaagctcgactccggcgacggtttcgagAGTGGGGGCATTAcaagagccaccagatcagataattgtggcatagccactaggacgcttcctccaaaatataacccatgtccccatgcaacaaatattctttcatggcatacatcatacaaatttaaatcaacatgcttttcagacaaaattaaccctaggggcatattggtcatttacacctaagggtatcatggtaattttccatacataagggtattgtagtaatttagctacttttagggttttcatgcatatcctatccgtttacgtactatcagaatacttactgcgcatacttaccaaattgagcccgttggcccatgaacccgatttttggcccattaaacccaagttatcaaaatgcacgaaatcgcacgtatcgcagtttattaccttcagaataccaaacatacaaacccaactatcttacgagcattcgcacactcgtaatttcccaaaataccaacttttcggcatttcgactttttagcttttgccgatctagtctatgaaagggtgtcagttacacacctgttttatgacgattcgctgacgagatccacacatgaactacctacaattataatactaccacgttaatcttactaccgaaacgaactacatattaacttcttaccttattcggccaacaacaccttaggccttagcgttcctacctttgccgaaaatagtgtctcgatctagatccgttcgctccacttgtccaagcccttgatcaacagcctcttaatcacactattaccaaaataatactattatcacaaccccttagggctacaagtccaaaaaaacgacaacctccctaacctttttaaggattccggcttttcttaaaatatgcaagatagactaagttggaaagacttaccaccgattcttccagtcaacgttcccccttagttcctacttgattctgatgtagttctaagccctcaaatgataacaaaagttgagccctcagtgatctcagtattcggTTATGTCTGTAGGATAGTGTGggagtttcggctttttgcaaaagtgtagagaaagataaaatatgagggtttttacttgtgttattgtcgacagaaacctggggtttagaggttgagagaatcAGCCAAAGATGATGAGTaaaataagagatttggctagggaaaatcggtacaaaaggagtcaagttttcgggatttcgggatttgaggcaatcggctatagtcttaaaaataatggaaggaaggtggtatagagtagggtggctgaaggattcggctatggggaaaagaagaagaaaagaataagtgga from Gossypium hirsutum isolate 1008001.06 chromosome A04, Gossypium_hirsutum_v2.1, whole genome shotgun sequence includes:
- the LOC107917027 gene encoding uncharacterized protein isoform X4, giving the protein MDLLGIALLVVILQAMSKTGPNKTLLRSLGHRHFLDLTGTKAKRNYANNVSEYNTVLASLNAKRSKGNRRYDVIECDPLVRKGLEKTAKHMVIPYMSMLLPPQNWTGYVLKVLSLYSLFPDELCDTLAGMTNVLICFYHHMYSNCFYQGSLASSPDESVVYQALNFALSSEVLESLVQNLAICLL
- the LOC107917027 gene encoding uncharacterized protein isoform X5, producing MSTEAVKRSTTEALTVKQRKIDELKPSPVLTAEPKKVIIKSADMKDDMQKEAAFEKNNVKKDVAEYIKKEFDKKYGPTWHCIVGSNFGPNKTLLRSLGHRHFLDLTGTKAKRNYANNVSEYNTVLASLNAKRSKGNRRYDVIECDPLVRKGLEKTAKHMVIPYMSMLLPPQNWTGFIGIFS
- the LOC107917027 gene encoding uncharacterized protein isoform X2, whose amino-acid sequence is MSTEAVKRSTTEALTVKQRKIDELKPSPVLTAEPKKVIIKSADMKDDMQKEAAFEKNNVKKDVAEYIKKEFDKKYGPTWHCIVGSNFGPNKTLLRSLGHRHFLDLTGTKAKRNYANNVSEYNTVLASLNAKRSKGNRRYDVIECDPLVRKGLEKTAKHMVIPYMSMLLPPQNWTGYVLKVLSLYSLFPDELCDTLAGSLASSPDESVVYQALNFALSSEVLESLVQNLAICLL
- the LOC107917027 gene encoding uncharacterized protein isoform X1; the encoded protein is MSTEAVKRSTTEALTVKQRKIDELKPSPVLTAEPKKVIIKSADMKDDMQKEAAFEKNNVKKDVAEYIKKEFDKKYGPTWHCIVGSNFGPNKTLLRSLGHRHFLDLTGTKAKRNYANNVSEYNTVLASLNAKRSKGNRRYDVIECDPLVRKGLEKTAKHMVIPYMSMLLPPQNWTGYVLKVLSLYSLFPDELCDTLAGMTNVLICFYHHMYSNCFYQGSLASSPDESVVYQALNFALSSEVLESLVQNLAICLL
- the LOC107917027 gene encoding uncharacterized protein isoform X3, with translation MSTEAVKRSTTEALTVKQRKIDELKPSPVLTAEPKKVIIKSADMKDDMQKEAAFEKNNVKKDVAEYIKKEFDKKYGPTWHCIVGSNFGPNKTLLRSLGHRHFLDLTGTKAKRNYANNVSEYNTVLASLNAKRSKGNRRYDVIECDPLVRKGLEKTAKHMVIPYMSMLLPPQNWTGYDQCAYLFLPSYVLKLFLPRFIGIFS